Proteins encoded in a region of the Scrofimicrobium sp. R131 genome:
- a CDS encoding Gfo/Idh/MocA family oxidoreductase translates to MSAPIRLALIGLGGISQSVHLPIITRLHDRVQLVAVVDLSAQRVREIQSAYGEQLAGFTSVDDLLHAVDAGLQVDAVALATTGSHSQAALPLVKRGWPVLVEKPLGYSRGEVAELLPYAAQMRVGYMKEYDPASRRARELVSQVRVRSVEVEVLHPQDQAQLEFAHLRRPANDVSQEALRTVVEPTESALRSALGPEILSDRVGDLDRLYPNVVLGSVVHDIALLRYLVGGIGTVEHAQHYGPEFPGSLRLGGTLREQAVPWQINWHFIAGYPQYRETVTIHHEEGTIQLVFDVPYLLNVATELHEVTATPHYGVNHSVQTWPQQEAFEQEWLDFLALAGNTPRPGSSVAESLEDLRVGQEMIRLLAESKGISLDPEVEASR, encoded by the coding sequence GTGAGCGCTCCAATCCGACTGGCGTTGATTGGCCTCGGCGGGATCAGCCAAAGTGTTCACTTGCCGATCATCACCCGACTCCACGACCGCGTCCAACTGGTAGCGGTGGTGGACCTGTCCGCCCAGCGAGTGCGGGAAATCCAATCCGCCTACGGTGAGCAGCTGGCCGGCTTCACCTCGGTCGATGATCTTTTGCACGCAGTCGACGCGGGCCTCCAGGTGGACGCGGTGGCGCTCGCTACCACCGGCAGTCACAGCCAAGCCGCACTGCCACTGGTCAAGCGAGGCTGGCCGGTCCTGGTGGAAAAACCCCTCGGATACTCCCGAGGAGAAGTGGCGGAACTCCTTCCGTACGCGGCCCAAATGCGGGTCGGCTACATGAAAGAGTACGATCCGGCCTCCCGTCGCGCCCGCGAGCTCGTCTCCCAGGTTCGGGTTCGGTCCGTCGAAGTGGAGGTGCTCCACCCGCAAGATCAGGCGCAGTTGGAGTTCGCCCACCTGCGCCGGCCGGCCAACGATGTCTCCCAGGAAGCTCTGCGAACCGTGGTTGAACCCACTGAGTCAGCTTTGCGGAGCGCCCTCGGCCCAGAGATTCTGTCCGATCGGGTCGGTGACCTGGATCGGCTTTACCCAAACGTCGTGTTGGGTTCGGTGGTCCATGACATTGCCCTGCTCCGGTACCTGGTGGGGGGCATTGGAACGGTCGAACATGCCCAGCACTACGGCCCAGAGTTTCCCGGCTCGCTTCGCCTCGGCGGAACGCTTCGGGAGCAGGCGGTCCCCTGGCAGATCAATTGGCATTTCATTGCCGGTTATCCGCAGTACCGGGAGACCGTCACCATCCACCACGAAGAAGGCACCATTCAGCTGGTGTTTGACGTGCCCTACCTGCTGAATGTGGCCACCGAGCTGCATGAGGTGACGGCAACCCCTCACTACGGAGTCAACCACTCCGTCCAGACCTGGCCCCAGCAGGAAGCCTTCGAGCAAGAGTGGCTCGACTTCCTGGCGTTGGCCGGGAACACCCCCCGGCCGGGCTCCTCCGTGGCCGAATCCCTGGAGGATCTCCGGGTG